A genomic window from Silene latifolia isolate original U9 population chromosome Y, ASM4854445v1, whole genome shotgun sequence includes:
- the LOC141628922 gene encoding uncharacterized protein LOC141628922, translated as MAAVNKPFRFQACWMSHEKFKEFVEENWPNEGVFPTRLEELSTKLQDWNKQVFGNIFRQKRELKARIEGCQRELSKQRIRYLIKLEARLRRELDEVLDREEALWYKKSRMEFIKDGDRNTSYFHQPEDFEDKLPWNLFQDFSSKDWVWLTKPFSIAEIEKAINNMGALKAPGPDGYQALFYRKNWDTVADSLCLMVIKALEGKGIPEGLNDTHLVLIPKDMGFPVLLVDVVMECVTTTRMQILWNGEPTEQFTPSRGVRQGDPLSSYLFVMCLEKLQQAIDLEVRNKNWRPITIGRNGPRVTNLFFADDMVLFGEANGEQALVMKYVLDNFCEALGEKISVTKSRVFFSSNTDEGTRHKASSAFRFEETEDLGTYLGMPTINGRVTRHTFEHLEDKINTRLAGWSTKKLSLAGRETLVKSTLLTMANYSMQTAKIPRTICDSIDRKARRFLWGGDETKKSIHLINWETVQQPKSHGGLGIVSARQANAAFLTKLGWRVLAEPQSLWSRVLQAKYCNNRCDIDIFQPKSNMSNVWAGISSQSKTIVRGTATAVGNGRRTLFWDHAWVDGVCLSDNVLAPIPENILGAIVSEMWCEFNGWKWDLFADYLPQDLLLKIASISLVNDPSLDDSLYWQGSSSGKFTIKFALGYLKGIDYDQLPEPPVWRTIWRLPVQQRARVFLWLAAHGRLMAELLALLAGLERAKSLNIPKLLINMDNSPYVNLINEDQLVSNGLKFIVKRCQELIRGGQWRVKLEHTFREANKVIDTAVTSKDGATATKCRIFMVDIEVRWAMVIEDLVNGDDVEV; from the exons ATGGCCGCTGTTAACAAACCTTTCCGATTCCAAGCTTGCTGGATGTCTCATGAAAAATTTAAAGAATTCGTGGAGGAAAATTGGCCAAACGAAGGAGTATTCCCTACTCGGCTTGAGGAATTATCGACGAAATTGCAGGATTGGAATAAGCAAGTCTTTGGTAATATATTCCGACAAAAGCGTGAACTTAAAGCGCGTATTGAAGGATGCCAAAGGGAATTGTCGAAGCAGCGAATTCGCTATCTTATCAAATTAGAAGCTCGACTTAGACGGGAATTAGACGAAGTCCTTGACAGAGAAGAAGCTCTTTGGTACAAAAAATCCCGTATGGAGTTCATCAAAGATGGCGATCGAAATACATCTTATTTCCAC CAACCAGAAGATTTTGAAGATAAATTGCCTTGGAATTTATTTCAAGACTTCTCTAGCAAGGACTGGGTGTGGCTAACGAAACCGTTTTCTATTGCGGAAATTGAAAAAGCTATTAATAATATGGGAGCGTTGAAAGCGCCGGGGCCGGATGGATATCAAGCATTATTTTATCGGAAAAATTGGGATACTGTTGCTGACTCTCTTTGTTTGATGGTAATTAAAGCGTTAGAGGGTAAAGGAATACCGGAGGGGCTCAACGATACACACTTGGTCCTTATTCCCAAG GACATGGGTTTTCCAGTTTTACTAGTTGATGTAGTCATGGAGTGCGTCACTACTACGAGAATGCAAATTCTCTGGAATGGAGAACCGACTGAGCAATTTACTCCTTCACGGGGTGTAAGACAAGGTGATCCTCTATCTTCGTACTTATTTGTTATGTGCTTGGAAAAGCTACAACAGGCTATCGATCTCGAGGTGCGTAATAAAAATTGGAGACCCATCACCATTGGTCGAAATGGACCTAGAGTTACCAATTTATTCTTCGCAGACGATATGGTTTTATTTGGGGAAGCGAATGGGGAGCAGGCCCTAGTTATGAAATATGTCCTCGATAATTTCTGTGAGGCTTTAGGAGAAAAAATTAGTGTCACAAAATCAAGAGTCTTCTTTTCAAGTAATACGGATGAAGGAACTAGACACAAGGCCAGCTCGGCATTCCGTTTTGAAGAAACGGAGGATCTAGGCACCTATCTTGGTATGCCCACCATCAATGGCCGAGTCACGCGCCATACTTTCGAGCATCTGGAGGATAAAATTAATACCAGGTTGGCAGGGTGGTCTACGAAGAAACTTTCGTTAGCAGGACGAGAGACATTGGTTAAATCAACCCTCTTAACTATGGCTAATTATAGTATGCAGACGGCTAAAATTCCACGGACGATATGTGACTCCATCGACAGGAAGGCGCGTCGTTTCCTTTGGGGAGGAGATGAGACTAAGAAATCCATACATCTAATTAATTGGGAAACCGTACAGCAACCGAAGTCCCACGGAGGGTTGGGTATCGTTTCAGCGAGACAAGCAAATGCAGCTTTTCTTACAAAACTTGGGTGGAGAGTTTTAGCTGAGCCTCAAAGTTTATGGTCAAGAGTTCTCCAGGCTAAGTATTGTAACAACAGGTGTGACATAGATATTTTTCAACCGAAGAGTAACATGTCAAATGTATGGGCTGGGATATCGTCACAATCTAAAACCATAGTGAGGGGCACAGCTACGGCTGTCGGCAATGGAAGAAGGACTCTTTTTTGGGATCATGCTTGGGTCGATGGGGTCTGTTTGTCAGATAATGTTCTAGCCCCTATTCCAGAAAATATTCTAGGGGCAATAGTTAGTGAGATGTGGTGCGAATTTAATGGTTGGAAATGGGACCTGTTTGCCGATTACTTGCCACAAGACTTGCTTCTCAAAATCGCGTcaatctcccttgttaacgatccgagcttggatgattctttatattGGCAGGGCTCCTCGTCGGGTAAGTTCACTATTAAATTTGCTTTAGGTTATTTGAAGGGGATCGATTATGACCAACTTCCTGAGCCACCAGTATGGCGTACAATATGGCGCCTGCCAGTTCAACAAAGGGCTCGGGTTTTTCTGTGGTTAGCGGCGCATGGCAGGCTTATG GCGGAATTATTAGCCTTACTAGCGGGTCTAGAAAGAGCTAAATCCCTCAATATTCCAAAGCTCCTCATCAATATGGACAATTCTCCATACGTCAACCTCATAAATGAAGACCAGCTGGTTAGTAATGGGTTGAAATTCATCGTTAAACGCTGTCAGGAGCTCATACGAGGAGGGCAATGGAGAGTTAAGCTGGAGCACACATTCAGAGAGGCAAACAAA GTGATTGACACGGCTGTTACGTCGAAGGACGGTGCTACTGCTACCAAATGTCGGATTTTCATGGTGGATATCGAGGTGAGGTGGGCTATGGTGATTGAAGATTTGGTGAATGGTGATGATGTAGAAgtatga